In a genomic window of Zootoca vivipara chromosome 5, rZooViv1.1, whole genome shotgun sequence:
- the INSYN2A gene encoding inhibitory synaptic factor 2A isoform X1, whose amino-acid sequence MAKGADNEMWNLSSPASQSLNSDGTMESKEPSKCLLTASESEVDPATSLALEMKYALDPNRQIKKRNKALQVRFKDICDAQNEQRDKQLSTLQQCDKKEAKPISYRAAYRKYMTVPARRSIPNVTKSTGVQTSPELKKCYQTFPLDRKKGSIIKSIASVDTFPSQNNGFLIDVKDKDSKISGEAAQCSKKVTGFVTAEFISHTNERMNAIEQPSSDNCSETCRSTDLHSCTKEPPSLQNSAASVLEEPDYQLHDKAKHHSGPLGNEEANPSTHGKVFKTEVASVYLPASSSHVSLTDLQKSAAGNDWSLCPTEEDRKRTVHLNGLQSQAVSAAQACSTQAQCQSTECNEQTLQIHVSPMEGKQPCQTAVAVSEGCQQIVPHTEVVDLKAQLQMMENLISSSQETIKVLLGVIQELEKGEAHREGYCSMGKNLLSKSDLDYVMKASSHLLRLDPLK is encoded by the exons GAACCATGGAGAGTAAGGAACCCAGCAAGTGCTTGCTTACAGCCTCTGAAAGTGAAGTTGATCCAGCAACATCCCTTGCCTTAGAGATGAAATACGCACTGGATCCCAACCGGCAGatcaagaaaagaaacaaagcccTGCAGGTGAGATTCAAAGACATCTGTGATGCCCAAAACGAGCAGAGAGATAAACAGCTCTCTACATTACAGCAGTGTGACAAAAAGGAAGCAAAGCCCATCTCTTACAGAGCAGCTTACCGGAAATATATGACAGTGCCTGCTCGGAGATCAATCCCTAACGTTACTAAAAGTACAGGAGTTCAGACTTCGCCTGAACTTAAAAAGTGTTACCAGACGTTCCCCTTGGACCGGAAAAAGGGGAGTATCATCAAAAGCATAGCTTCTGTTGACACTTTTCCGAGTCAAAACAATGGATTCCTAATAGATGTTAAAGATAAAGACAGCAAAATCTCAGGGGAGGCTGCTCAGTGTAGCAAGAAAGTCACTGGATTTGTGACAGCTGAGTTTATTTCACATACTAATGAACGCATGAATGCAATAGAGCAGCCTTCTAGTGACAACTGTTCGGAGACATGTAGAAGCACTGATTTGCACAGCTGTACTAAAGAACCTCCTTCTCTTCAAAATTCAGCAGCTTCTGTTTTAGAAGAGCCTGATTACCAGCTGCATGACAAAGCAAAACACCACAGTGGGCCGTTGGGGAACGAGGAGGCTAATCCATCCACCCATGGAAAAGTGTTCAAGACAGAAGTAGCTTCTGTCTACTTGCCTGCATCCAGTTCTCACGTCTCACTGACGGACCTGCAAAAATCTGCAGCAGGGAATGACTGGTCTCTGTGCCCGACCGAGGAGGACAGAAAAAGAACAGTGCATCTTAATGGTCTGCAATCACAAGCCGTAAGTGCAGCTCAGGCCTGTTCGACGCAGGCACAGTGCCAATCAACCGAATGTAATGAACAGACCCTTCAGATACATGTTTCACCTATGGAAGGAAAACAGCCTTGTCAGACAGCAGTTGCTGTGAGTGAAGGATGCCAACAAATTGTGCCTCACACAGAAGTGGTAGACTTGAAAGCACAGCTACAGATGATGGAGAACTTGATCAGCTCAAGCCAAGAAACCATAAAGGTCTTGTTGGGTGTTATTCAGGAGCTGGAAAAAGGAGAAGCTCATAGAGAAGG ATATTGTTCCATGGGGAAAAACCTTTTGTCGAAATCGGACCTTGACTATGTAATGAAAGCTTCTTCTCATTTGTTGAGACTTGATCCATTAAAGTAA